A region from the Aegilops tauschii subsp. strangulata cultivar AL8/78 chromosome 5, Aet v6.0, whole genome shotgun sequence genome encodes:
- the LOC109740701 gene encoding protein XAP5 CIRCADIAN TIMEKEEPER translates to MSGFGDGYVGTAQDAVKIRRLEKQREAERRKIEELKNKNADGQPGLLQFGSSTSEILETAFKKETVGLVTREQYVEKRVNIRTKIEEEEKEKLQKLQQEEEELQMQKRKKRRVRGDPRLSFYDDIGNGSDEDEFENQETQKKQLGKDPTVETSFLPDREREAEEQAERERLKMQWSREQELIKNEPLSITYSYWDGTGHRRAIQVRKGDSIGEFLRAVQQQLAPEFREVRTTSVENLLYVKEDLIIPHQHSFYELIINKARGKSGPLFHFDVHEDVRTIADATKEKDESHAGKVVERHWYEKNKHIFPASRWEIYDPTKKWERYTIHGD, encoded by the exons ATGTCGGGGTTCGGCGACGGGTACGTGGGCACCGCGCAGGATGCGGTGAAGATCCGGCGGCTTGAGAAGCAGCGCGAGGCGGAGCGCCGGAAGATCGAGGAGCTCAAGAACAAGAACGCCGACGGGCAGCCGGGCCTCCTCCAGTTCGGCTCCAGCACCTCCGAG ATTCTTGAGACTGCATTCAAGAAGGAAACTGTCGGCCTAGTTACGAGGGAGCAGTATGTTGAGAAG AGGGTTAACATACGAACTAAGATCGAGGAGGAAGAGAAAGAGAAGCTTCAAAAATTGCAACAAGA AGAAGAAGAACTGCAAatgcagaaaaggaaaaagagGAGAGTGAGGGGAGATCCACGCTTGTCGTTCTATGATGACATTGGGAACGGAAGTGACGAGGATGAGTTTGAGAACC AAGAAACTCAGAAGAAACAACTTGGAAAGGATCCCACAGTTGAGACAAGTTTTCTACCTGACAG agagagagaggcagAGGAACAAGCAGAGCGAGAACGCTTGAAGATGCAGTGGTCGCGTGAGCAAGAATTGATCAAAA ATGAACCTCTTTCAATCACTTACAGTTACTGGGATGGTACTGGTCACAGGAGAGCTATCCAG GTGCGTAAAGGTGACTCTATTGGAGAATTCTTGAGGGCTGTTCAGCAGCAGCTTGCTCCGGAGTTCCGTGAAGTACGGACAACATCAGTTGAGAACCTACTCTATGTGAAGGAAGATCTCATTATCCCTCAT CAACACAGCTTCTACGAGTTAATTATTAATAAAGCAAGGGGCAAGAGTGGACCG CTTTTCCACTTTGATGTTCATGAGGATGTGCGTACCATTGCTGATGCAACAAAAGAGAAGGATGAG TCTCATGCGGGGAAGGTTGTGGAGAGGCACTGGTACGAGAAGAACAAACACATATTCCCGGCCTCGAGATGGGAG ATCTATGACCCGACTAAGAAGTGGGAGCGCTACACGATCCATGGAGATTAG
- the LOC109740687 gene encoding uncharacterized protein — translation MASSYLAILVLLLLRFSGGAVAVSSSYIARTTEQQIIATVAPAAFADADDGGQSAAQPFLASPSGSFAAYLRRAAVGDGGSGDVCYVEVVQQQGGGGGTSSVWESDCTPVGGAETCDLAFSPVGLELFAVGHSLWDTAVDSDPAMLSLDGAGDMRIVSRDGVTVWRTRDEPWTGRRCGAAALPVSSPSMEDALPPPSATGEKPLTPPAAASTLASPWGSGFTFGDQTAPPADTSPDQMLPPPPPADDDDDDSADLPDLPLPPPPPPFDPSTDWPDLQLPPPPADMHPIPETPDEPLYSSPPPADMHPNPETPDQPLYSSPPPADMHPIPESPDQPPHSSPPPAPPTPFVPPQTPSPPVDTPPLVPSPGAGIATPPASSSDDNMSFSPPPHGTPHPHHLPLGASPPTVPGAVAPISGGHGPLPFGQGQGQHGQGQGVFGQQQNQLLNGGGQPLEHSAGGWSVRGRGGAAVSLALVALVALVFE, via the coding sequence ATGGCCTCCTCTTACCTTGCGATCCTAGTGCTGCTCTTGCTGCGCTTCTCCGGCGGCGCCGTTGCCGTCTCCTCCAGCTACATCGCAAGGACCACCGAGCAGCAGATCATCGCCACCGTCGCGCCGGCCGCCTTCGCCGACGCCGATGACGGCGGCCAGAGCGCAGCGCAGCCTTTCCTCGCGTCCCCCTCCGGGTCGTTCGCCGCGTacctccgccgcgccgccgtggGCGATGGCGGTAGCGGGGACGTGTGCTACGTCGAGGTCGTCCAGCagcaggggggcggcggcgggaccAGCAGCGTGTGGGAGTCGGACTGCACGCCCGTGGGCGGCGCCGAAACCTGCGACCTGGCCTTCTCGCCGGTGGGGCTCGAGCTCTTCGCCGTCGGGCACTCGCTGTGGGACACCGCCGTCGACTCCGACCCCGCGATGCTCAGCCTCGACGGCGCCGGCGACATGAGGATCGTCAGCAGGGACGGCGTCACGGTGTGGAGGACGAGGGACGAGCCGTGGACGGGGCGGAGGTGCGGCGCCGCGGCCTTGCCGGTGTCGTCGCCTTCGATGGAGGACGCGCTCCCCCCGCCGTCGGCCACCGGCGAGAAGCCCTTGACgcctccggcggcggcgtcgacTCTCGCCAGTCCGTGGGGCTCGGGCTTCACTTTCGGAGACCAAACGGCGCCGCCAGCTGACACGTCGCCTGACCAGAtgctgccgccgccaccgccagctgacgacgacgacgacgattcGGCCGACTTGCCTGACCTGCCGCTaccaccgccgcctcctccgtTTGACCCGTCAACGGACTGGCCGGACCTGCAGCTGCCTCCCCCGCCGGCGGACATGCACCCGATCCCCGAGACGCCGGACGAGCCTCTGTACTCGTCGCCACCGCCGGCCGACATGCACCCGAACCCCGAGACGCCGGACCAGCCTCTGTACTCGTCGCCACCGCCGGCGGACATGCACCCTATCCCCGAGTCGCCGGACCAGCCTCCGCACTCGTCACCACCTCCAGCTCCTCCGACCCCCTTTGTCCCGCCTCAGACGCCATCGCCACCCGTCGACACGCCCCCACTCGTGCCATCTCCCGGCGCGGGCATCGCCACGCCACCAGCTTCATCGAGCGACGACAACATGTCATTCTCGCCACCACCTCACGGCACGCCGCACCCGCACCACCTTCCCCTGGGAGCGTCGCCGCCGACGGTGCCGGGCGCGGTGGCGCCAATCAGCGGCGGCCATGGCCCGCTCCCGTTCGGACAGGGGCAGGGGCAGCATGGGCAAGGGCAGGGGGTGTTCGGGCAGCAGCAGAACCAGCTGCTGAACGGCGGGGGGCAGCCGCTGGAGCACAGCGCCGGCGGGTGGTCAGTTAGGGGGCGCGGCGGAGCGGCCGTGAGCTTGGCTTTGGTCGCTCTGGTGGCTCTGGTTTTCGAGTAG